The following coding sequences are from one Lolium rigidum isolate FL_2022 chromosome 6, APGP_CSIRO_Lrig_0.1, whole genome shotgun sequence window:
- the LOC124664083 gene encoding uncharacterized protein LOC124664083, with protein sequence MATKELSIKLVIDTKTDKLCFAEAGSDVVEFLSCLLSLPLGTVASLLTKESMVGSIGNVLGSMEQLDANYKSNALRFSPVVAPATLSRLQQLLGSHLSNTNLFTCEGPNYNNFPGPTFSFDNCNNRRASCGYLSATKGTDCLVCQKPMDKPMTMAPDAATNGPKVVAGSPTTYAVKDDLSVTPASNLLSGITLLAECGVMDISALDEKTVKIGKEEALAILAASLKSKTVLTDVFLPKKNSRCKREPSEEAAR encoded by the exons ATGGCGACCAAGGAGCTATCGATCAAGCTTGTGATCGACACAAAGACAGATAAACTCTGCTTCGCTGAGGCTGGCAGCGACGTCGTGGAGTTCCTCTCCTGCCTCCTCTCCCTGCCGCTGGGCACCGTCGCCAGCCTTCTGACGAAGGAGAGCATGGTCGGCAGCATCGGCAACGTGCTTGGGAGCATGGAGCAGCTGGACGCGAACTACAAGAGCAATGCGCTGCGTTTCAGTCCGGTCGTCGCCCCCGCCACACTCTCCCGCCTGCAGCAGCTGCTGGGCTCCCACCTCAGCAACACCAACCTCTTCACATGTGAAGGTCCGAATTACAATAACTTCCCAGGCCCGACTTTTTCTTTTGACAATTGCAACAACCGACGCGCCAGCTGCGGATACCTGTCGGCCACCAAAGGCACAGACTGCCTCGTCTGCCAAAAACCGATGGACAAGCCTATGACAATGGCCCCCGACGCCGCAACCAATGGCCCCAAGGTGGTTGCGGGGTCGCCCACGACGTACGCCGTCAAGGATGACCTCTCGGTCACTCCAGCGTCGAACCTGCTATCCGGCATCACTCTGCTTGCGGAATGCGGCGTCATGGACATAAGCGCGCTGGACGAGAAGACTGTCAAGATCGGCAAGGAAGAG GCGCTGGCGATACTCGCTGCTTCCCTCAAGTCCAAGACTGTCCTGACGGATGTATTCCTGCCGAAAAAGAATTCTCGCTGCAAGAGGGAGCCTTCTGAAGAAGCTGCAAGATGA